DNA sequence from the Sulfurimonas sp. HSL3-7 genome:
ACCCCGACGGCATCGAATCGGAGGCGGGCACTGAAGTCAAAGGGTTCGGACGGCTGAAGGGCGATATCGTCTTCGAAAAAGAGAAACGGGCGGCCAAGGGATGCTATGAACTCTTCGGATTGGAGATCGAAGGGTACGAGATCCACCACGGCAAGTGCGACGCGATCGCTGCGGAAGAGGCGCGTTTCTTCGGCACCTTCGTCCACGGCCTCTTCGACAGCGATGCCTTTCGGGAGAAGCTCTTCAGAGGCATCGACCCGGCATACCGCGGCTACAACTTTGCCGCCTACAAGGCCAAAAAGATCGCCGATTTCGCCAGGCATGTCGGCAGCAGTCTCGACCTTGAGGCCGTCATCGGGGCCCTGCATGAGTAACCTTCTCGTCGCCTTTCTCGCCTACCTGATCGACCGGCGTTTCGGGGAGTTCGCCTACATCAAGCACCCTGTCATCGTCATCGGCGAACTGATCAGCTGGTTCGAAGAGAAGTTTTACAAGGAGAGCGTATGGCGCGGGGGGCTGCTGCTGCTCTTCACCCTCACCGTCGTGGGCATCTTCGCCTTTGCCCTGAGCCGCTTTCTTGCCTATCTTCCCCTGCTGCTCAACCTCGCCGCCTCCGCCCTCATCGCCTCAATGTTTCTGGCCCACCGCATGCTCTATGACACTGTGCTGGCCGTCATCGAGAGCGAAGAGCCCACAGCGGCGCTCCGTATGCTGGTGAGCCGCGACACCGAGACGCTGAGCGAAAGCGAGATCAACAAGGCTGCTGTCGAGACCTACGCCGAGAACCTCAGCGACGGGGTGATCGCCCCGCTCTTTTACCTGCTGCTCTTCGGGCTCCCCGGCATCATCCTCTACAAGAGCGTCAACACCCTCGACTCGATGGTCGGCTACCGAACGGAACGCTACGAAAAGTTCGGCAAAGCAAGCGCGAAGCTCGACGACCTGCTCAACTATATCCCGGCCCGACTGACGGCGCTGCTGATCATGTTCCTCAGCCAGACAAGACCGCTGCTGGGCTTCTATCAAAACGGCCGCCTGCACGATAGCCCCAACGCCGGCCACCCCATCACCGCCATGGCCCTCGCCCTCGGCCTCACGCTCGGCGGCGACACCCGCTACTTCGGCGTACTGAAAAAAAAGGCCGCTTTCGGCAGCGGCAGCGAAAGTATCACTAAAGAAGATGTACGCAAAGCCTTGGCCATGCGAGAGAAGATCGACCGCTTCGTGCTCTTTCTTCTTGGAATTGGTGCCATTATCGCTCTTGCATTAAGCACACTATAACGAAGAGTCGACTATACTTTCGTTCTCTAAACATGGACGGCTGGCCGAGTGGTCGAAGGCGCTCGCCTGGAACGCGGGTATAGGGCAACCTATCTAGGGTTCGAATCCCTAGCCGTCCACCATCAAAAAACTCCCAAATACATTACAGTACTCACTTAAGCAGAAAACATACTATCCTGATCTCATGACATGACAAAAATGCCTGCAAGCGTGTTATGCCGTCATAATAGTGATTCCTTCCAACCGTCAACGTTGCCGATACGGTAAAGAACAAGACAAAG
Encoded proteins:
- the cbiB gene encoding adenosylcobinamide-phosphate synthase CbiB — protein: MSNLLVAFLAYLIDRRFGEFAYIKHPVIVIGELISWFEEKFYKESVWRGGLLLLFTLTVVGIFAFALSRFLAYLPLLLNLAASALIASMFLAHRMLYDTVLAVIESEEPTAALRMLVSRDTETLSESEINKAAVETYAENLSDGVIAPLFYLLLFGLPGIILYKSVNTLDSMVGYRTERYEKFGKASAKLDDLLNYIPARLTALLIMFLSQTRPLLGFYQNGRLHDSPNAGHPITAMALALGLTLGGDTRYFGVLKKKAAFGSGSESITKEDVRKALAMREKIDRFVLFLLGIGAIIALALSTL